The genomic segment CTTTGCAAGTTTCGGCCATGCCTTTCAAAAATAGGAGGAGAGaagactagtcttggttgtgggaaaaggtgtgaattccaaaggcatgccatgccttggatgttgcaaaagttgtctcccaacttttcacctcccatgcatgcaagtcttatttgatttttaacaattaaaaatccatggacttattttaattatctcaaacatatttgagactaattaaacattacttgaattcactcaagtcactagttacataattatttctaattgggctctacaaggcccaatattgtttaactaatccaacacttgagttaatttaattatttggactctactaggtccactagtgtttaattaattcaacacttgaattaatttaaattagtccataataatgtttatgaaaatcacaattttcaaatacattatttatttggccaacttttaatctaggaacacttccacaaattaaaagtcacatttctctcatagaagtcatacttctattttatttatgcttataaactcatttacaagccgttcaacacattgaacaattttagttctcaacgggatctagaaagctaatacttgtgtggccctcaatggttcattgatacaactagccgtgggttcacatctccatgtgattcggactaaacatgtccttatatgagcataccccaattgctccattcttaattatcaactctttgataataagaacgtcagaactcaagtctgatagtacccaacgaatcatgttaaacgcctagcagcttacataattccctaggtatcaaatgatagtgcctgcaaaaaccattcaattatgattagcgtacagtacggtcccttcaactcatatatcccgaccgattcgacaaccattggtttatcgagagttgtcaatgaatcgatactatgtgtcatgtcgtagttgcatcgatggtgtaatctatgaaacccttttcataattaccaccatactctgatcagagatttcaacctacatacacatgagaacacataggatatccatacccgaaggtaagcggtgaatccccgactacaatgcatcgactcctatatatttcgacagaacacccaaccttgccacctgatgaccccatgagagtcggtaaacaagtcaaagtgtaattccagcacatagagtctcaatgttgtcccgggtcataaagactaatggtgtacaaccataaactaggacgttttcactcgataagtgagaaccacttggaaagtcctttatggagggttgttcagtgcactctaccaggagcacctatctgcatgctcggacatcacaatgtcccctaccaatgaaacatggtactcacatcgcagatactagtctctaactcgagcggcctatatcctttttagcggcggctgaatcaactaggaactgtttagaatatacagtatttcatgatactcatcatatgagcatcttatattctttctactatttatatatattcaaggactttatctatgcaactagcatgaatatacagataaagaagtgccaaaataataatttaaaatattattaaaataaagatcgtttctacatagagtttcattgtgaacactcggccaacacttggctcgacgggcacctactctaacacgtTCCTCACAGAATTTCTGGTATCGATTTGAATTACGTTGTTGGAGAAAATACTTAGATAATTTTTGGACTTAGTTACACGTTCAAAACCACGAATTTGTAGATACATTTTACTGCCGCCAGTAATCTGGTTATTGGGTTTGTCTTACTCTACTCATTCCTACTTGTTTCTTTCCTAACGATAATATTAGGAGTTATTTGAAAATTCCGTTTTCTTACTTGTCAGGTTTTTCCTGGCGCTTGGACGGCTATTTTAGTTTCTCTTGATAATGCTGGGATGTGGAACCTTCGTACACAAAACCTTGACTCATGGTATCGTGGTCAGGAACTTTATCTCAGCGTGGTGAATCCGGAGGAAGACAAAGACGAGGTTCCATTACCTTATGATGTCATCTATTGTGGTTCACTCTCTTTTTTACAGAAGTAAGCAATCAAATATGTTTcctatattttttatttcaaaacatACTTTCTCCTCTTTTTTGTGCACTTTACGTGGTTTTTTCTCTAGAGATCAAATCGATATATTTTTAATTCGATGTTAGTTGAGTATACaatatattttatgtaattaaaaGAAATTCTATCatatttattcaaatatttttcacttatATTAGAAAGAGGTGATAATTGTCATGTAAACCAAGATGGATTAATTGATTGTAAGCCCCACTTGGGCATCGTCTCATGTCAGTAAGCATCGTGCTTGAACCACATGATTCCTATTATATTGCTTCACCGTTTTTCTActatcaaattttaataaggTGGTAACATCTGTTACATTGCGGCTCTTGCAGGGACCAGTCTCAGAGAGTCAACTTCTCTGAAGCACAATCTCTGGATAAAGCCATCCACATTTCTATGCTTGGACTTCTTTTAGCTTTGTCAATATTCTCAGGTGCCCACTAACTCGAAGAATTAGTTTAAGCATTgctattaattattaaaaaaagaaatCACGATCTCTGGAATTATCATAACTCAAGCCAGGATTTGTTGCCTGGAGTCATCTTAAACGTTTGTTTTCTGCACAAAGTATATGTAAAGTTCCCTATTTGTACATTTTCCTTTTAACAATTAAGGTTCTGTATGTTTGGTCAAGCAGGCGGGTGTGGTGTGTAAGAGCAACACTTAGCATATGTATTACctaaaatgtttaattttatcTATCTATTAAGTTCgaaagtttttactattttcgAAGTGTTTGAATTGCTCTGATTATTGTCAGAATAATTTGTGATACAGAAGAGTCTCTAAAGGTATATTATGATTCTGAAGATGTGCATATTAATCTGCTGCATTTCACAATTATAATAGACTCCTGCATTAGTGTGACCATGCGGCTTTAGAAATACGAATACATAGTGTTTATTATTCATCTTTCAGTATTCCATAACAGAAATACGAGTTTCTTTAAGTCACCAATTTCGTGTATTACAAAGTAGCCCTCTAGATATAATACTGTCCCCTTATTATGTAACTATTTTCTCTCAAGGCGTTGAGAATCTTATGCTTTCTTTCTCGTGAATATGTTCTTCACCTCCGTGTCCACCAATAAGCTGACAGTTATCTATTAAATGTACAATTTGGATATGCTTAATTATATCCAATAGATCAGTGTCACCTTATTAGTGGTCACATAGgtgaacacacacacacacacacacacatatatatatatatataatatatatgcaaGCCATTTCATGTTGTAAGGCCATCTCCAACCGGACTCTATCTTAATGTCTGATGCTAAGATAGCGTCTGTTTCTCTCCTCCAATGCAGCGCTATCTTCTGGGCTCACCAAATTTTGTGCAATATGATGCCATAGCGTTaggtattttatttattatattttttggtTTTTCTTTGCATTTTGTAGTTGTTAATTTTAATAAACTTAGTCTATACatgttaataaatattttgtggAATAAATTAGTTATAGTGAATAAAATAGTTGGGAATATTCTGATAATACTCTTTTTAGCTTAAAGTTAGCGAGTTGAAAATGAGTTTTATATTTGATGTAGATATCAAACTATCTTTGCGTAATGAGTTGTACATTACCTAAAATTCCAACATGATAACCACCAGTTGAAAGGAATTTTGCATAATTTCAGTCTTTAGGAAATTACAGAAAAAATTCAAAGCATGACAATACAATTCTAAATTTCTATACTTCCTTTCTTCAAATATTTCCTTCCCTTCTCTTCTTGACTTTATCTACTGCTTCATTGACTATTCTAACTTAGCAACTGGATCAATGAGTTCTTCAAAGTCTTCGGTTCGATCTCCATATGATTAGCCTCCAAGAAGGAACTACTATGTTAGCTTATATCATACAAGTGGTCGTGCAGATGTTATGGGTGCGTGGGATAGGACAATCCTTAATAATACGTATTACAGTAGTAGTGTCGATAGGACgatctttaaaatatatttatgacGATTGTTTCAACAAGATAATGATTCAGAATGTAGATTGTGGTGGGAGTTAAGTGATTTTTGCATATTAAACAAACATAACATACAACGGCGGCGAAATTTTTCCTATATCTACCAAATCCATACGCTGATGTTCTCCTAGTTGCCAAGAAAGGgttcttttattttttctctttctttttcttaATGATGTTTTAGCAAAACTTTGCATCCATTTATCATGATATTGTGTATAGATCAAGTATATATATGCTATGACTTATCTTGAATACCTGTACTCTGAGCACATTTGACACTGAGCCATTGAAGGTCGTAACGTTAACATCGATCACTTGAAGTCCCAAAGAGTCCATGGCTTCCATCAACATTGAAAAGCCGCCTCGCCTTACTTTACATACAAGTTTCAGCAAGAAATCTTTGGTCCCAAGTTGGCTTACCTCAACCCGTGCCTAAAATTTGCAAGAAATGTAAAATAAGTACATGCGAAGTTCTTCTAAAATCCAAATAAAGTCATTAACAATCATGTTTACTTCTGCTGGTTTGTTTTCATTAGCTCCGGATTGACCTGTACTGAGGTTAAATGCAGATTCCTTCTCTTCAACATTTTTACCATATATTTTGCCACAGTGGTCAAGCTCCATTTCTTGTAGTTCATTCTCATAATGTTCAATAATTTCAAGCAGTTCCTCTATGTAAGCAGCTGCATCCCCCAATGTGGCGAGTCTGTTCATCTGTGAGCAAAGAAGAGAATGAATAAACTTATTGGCTTAAAAAAATGGatatgctttttttttttgcaggaCCTTAGAAATATTTGGGACTAGTGCCCGAAGAGTAAAGATCCCATCTTTTATTCTCTTTCTCCTGTTTCTCTCCGTGACAAGATTCTTTGATTTGTACTGTCCATTTTCTGCGGTCTGCCAACTCTTAAGACTTCTCTTCCACAAGATTATGCTCGATGAATCTGCCCATTTTCTGCTAATTCTTTTTGGTTTCATTATGGCAAGAACGGGATCACTTGGAAGGCAAGAAGCAGTAGATGATCCTTCCAAGCACGTTTGGGACATTGGAGGAATGAAATTCGTAGGAGACCATTTGTCTACATAGTTCACATAATCATGCGAATCACCAAATATGCTTTCTTGTTTAGTTGAGACTCTAAACCGGGTGTAAATGTAATCTATGATCTTCAGATTTTTGGGTACCTGGAAACATAATCAGCAAATTAGCAATATTTTGTCATTGTTTTGTTAAAGCATGAGATAAGCacatcaatatttcaagaaagaaCACTTTTTTTTTACATGATTTGCAGTAAA from the Primulina tabacum isolate GXHZ01 chromosome 16, ASM2559414v2, whole genome shotgun sequence genome contains:
- the LOC142528948 gene encoding transcription factor bHLH90 isoform X1 translates to MAAFIEGALDWVRPLVQSKAWDYCIIWKFGNDPSRFIEWGACCCSGADRVLENIEFVDGGSGLERHECKDTCFKHLVRTKACQALARLPSYLPLYSGIHGEVVVTKQPEWICRGNVSASDNELTGTQVLIPIACGLIELFTANHVPKNLKIIDYIYTRFRVSTKQESIFGDSHDYVNYVDKWSPTNFIPPMSQTCLEGSSTASCLPSDPVLAIMKPKRISRKWADSSSIILWKRSLKSWQTAENGQYKSKNLVTERNRRKRIKDGIFTLRALVPNISKMNRLATLGDAAAYIEELLEIIEHYENELQEMELDHCGKIYGKNVEEKESAFNLSTGQSGANENKPAEARVEVSQLGTKDFLLKLVCKVRRGGFSMLMEAMDSLGLQVIDVNVTTFNGSVSNVLRVQANHMEIEPKTLKNSLIQLLS
- the LOC142528948 gene encoding transcription factor bHLH90 isoform X2 — its product is MAAFIEGALDWVRPLVQSKAWDYCIIWKFGNDPSSGADRVLENIEFVDGGSGLERHECKDTCFKHLVRTKACQALARLPSYLPLYSGIHGEVVVTKQPEWICRGNVSASDNELTGTQVLIPIACGLIELFTANHVPKNLKIIDYIYTRFRVSTKQESIFGDSHDYVNYVDKWSPTNFIPPMSQTCLEGSSTASCLPSDPVLAIMKPKRISRKWADSSSIILWKRSLKSWQTAENGQYKSKNLVTERNRRKRIKDGIFTLRALVPNISKMNRLATLGDAAAYIEELLEIIEHYENELQEMELDHCGKIYGKNVEEKESAFNLSTGQSGANENKPAEARVEVSQLGTKDFLLKLVCKVRRGGFSMLMEAMDSLGLQVIDVNVTTFNGSVSNVLRVQANHMEIEPKTLKNSLIQLLS